In the genome of Cryptomeria japonica chromosome 8, Sugi_1.0, whole genome shotgun sequence, one region contains:
- the LOC131857939 gene encoding blue copper protein 1b-like: MNSFVRRQELRDAWKLSEFAWLIIRFDFAYQQKEEILYGIFHSALRLPPVLLSLLTDSSLVSLITLASLSLMIMVCDPVDAANVFTVGDDKGWTIGFDYQAWVQGKQFHVGDRLVFNYPKGVHNVLAVNGSSFANCFNETISGKFESGHDDLQIKKSGNIWVISGVGQDCENGMKFKMTVIEDESPTASPAPEPAPESSDWTGDSEQHWPTPAPSSGYRSKPW; encoded by the exons ATGAATTCTTTTGTCCGGCGGCAAGAGCTACGAGACGCGTGGAAACTTTCGGAATTCGCTTGGCTAATCATCCGTTTCGATTTTGCGTATCAACAAAAGGAAGAGATTCTGTATGGTATCTTCCATTCGGCACTCCGGCTGCCGCCGGTTTTATTATCATTACTCACAGACAGCAG TCTCGTTTCTCTAATAACGCTGGCCTCGCTATCATTAATGATTATGGTATGTGACCCCGTCGATGCTGCCAACGTTTTTACAGTAGGTGATGACAAGGGATGGACAATTGGCTTTGACTACCAGGCGTGGGTACAAGGCAAACAATTCCATGTCGGAGACAGACTGG TGTTCAACTACCCGAAGGGAGTCCACAACGTGCTAGCAGTAAATGGGTCATCATTTGCAAACTGTTTTAATGAAACCATCTCTGGAAAGTTTGAGAGCGGGCACGATGATCTACAAATTAAGAAAAGCGGGAATATATGGGTTATCTCTGGTGTGGGGCAGGATTGCGAAAACGGTATGAAGTTCAAAATGACAGTTATTGAGGATGAGAGTCCAACTGCTTCACCTGCACCTGAACCAGCACCAGAGTCATCAGACTGGACTGGAGATTCAGAACAACATTGGCCTACTCCTGCTCCATCTTCTGGCTATCGCTCAAAGCCTTGGTAG